The Budorcas taxicolor isolate Tak-1 chromosome 2, Takin1.1, whole genome shotgun sequence nucleotide sequence CTTGAGCTTGTCCAGGTAGTACTGCTCAATGCACTCCCGCGTGGAGCACTGGTGCAGGCGCAGCTCCTCCTCTAGCCTCTGCAGGGAAGAGGCGGCGCCTGGTGATGCGGGAGCTCCTCACAGGCCCCATTCACGTGCAGAGCGGGGCTCaactcaaacctgggtctcaggTGTCGACTCCTCCCCCTTCCTCTGTCAGAGGCCCCAGGGCCAAACCTCACCTTGTAACTTCCATCTCTCAGGCTCTCCAGGGGCAGACCCTGGCCCTCAGCGTGGAAAAAGTTGaccagggcctggggtggggcaaGAAACGAGAGGTGTCAGGGGCCAGGTGGGTGCTTTAGACAGAGAGTGGGAAGGAATGGAGCCTTGAGCAGCACCCGGCCTGGGCTGTCTGGAGCGCAAGGCAGAGCCACTCATACCTGGGCCGTTATCAGAAGCTGCCAGGAAGCTTGGGTAAATGAGGACACCCAAAGCCAGACAGCTGTCAGAACAGGTGGCCCAGGTGCTGCTGACTCAGCAGACTCAGGGAAAAAGATGCTGCCTGATGGCTTCCCAGAGGAAGAGTGTCTGGGCTGGGGACTAAGCCGGAGGGGAGCATGCAGCTGGAAGGGTCAGCAGTCTTATTGCCAGGGGGCGGGGGCAGAGGGGCCAGGAACCAGGAGTTCAGGCAGGAAAGGCTCTTCCATGGGGCTCTACCTCCAGCGTGAAGTGGAAGCGCCCATAGAAGTCGGCAGACACGTCTCGGTTCGCTCCCAGAGCCTGCAGGATGGCctgcagcagcagctcccagACGGCCTCCAGCACCCTGCAGGACGCTCAGCATCTGTGACCCGACCACGGGCCAGCCCTGCTCTGCCCACCCGCCCAGGACCGTACCTGCTTAGGTTTTCCTTCACCAGCGAGGCGTTCAGCAGAGCCAGCTTCTCATCCAGGTACTTCAGAAGGGGGGCCACAGCCTGCAGGTAGGGTCCTCAGACTAGGACTGGGCCCCAGTGCACACACGCATTCTCTGCCTAGCCCAAGACCTCGGCTGGCAGGGCACTCACCTCATCATTCTGGATGGAGTCGGGTGAGAGGCTGACGTGCTGCACATACTTCCTGACGTCACCCACCATCTGTGGGAGAGCAGGAGAGTGGTGCTTAGCAATGCGGGGTGCGGGAAGGGGCAGCCGGCTCCCGCCCCAGCCCACCAGCCCTGCCACCTTGGAGGTGAGGTGTGCCGTCACGGTTCGGGCCTCCCGCTGCAGGTCCTCATCCAGGGCCTGTGTGCAGCTGAGCAGGGGCCGTGGGAGCGTGCCCTCAAGCCCCGCAGCCCCCTCCGGCCACGCCAGGCCACGCAGTGCCTGGCCAGCAGCCTTGCGGAGGAGCTCCACGTCGTTGAGGACCACGCAGAGCTGGGGAGGTGTGACGGACATGCATGGGCTGGCAGCAGGGTGGTGGCCACCCTGAGCCTCCGCCCCCCACTCCTGCACCCCCCTGCTCACGGGCTCGCTCACTGCCTCTCCAGCTGCCCCAGGCTGAGTGTCCACCTTCTTTCGCAGCAGCTCTGTGTAGAAGAGGGCAGCTTCACACAGGTCCTGGGGTGGAAGACgggggctcaggagctgtgggctATGTCCTTTCTGCACCCAGACCCCAATCTCCTCTTGGTGGGTAGTCCCCACCTGGCTGAGCTGGGTGCCTAGTGTCTGGGCCTGGGCGGGGTCAGGCCATGCCAGGGAGGCCCACAGCTCCTGGATGTGGCTGAAGCAGAGGCTGGCAGTGGCTGCAGAGCTGCTGTGCTTGGAGGAGGCATCCATGGGCTCCAGCTAGGAAGCAGGAGGAGGCCGAGGTTGGGGGGAGCCCGGATGAGCCCAGCCCCCTCAAGTCTGAGGGCTCACTCACTGTGTCCACATCCACAGCTCCCTGAAGCCTCCACTTGGTTTGGTCCCGCAGCACCTGCAGCCAAAGCTTCACAGCAGGCAGGAATGGGGCGTGGATGCCGGCCAGGGCGAGGGAACGGCTGTCTCTGCAGTGCGAGGCCTGTCAGCGCTCACCCTGATCAAACACCTTGACCCAACATGTCCCAGGTTCCCAGCCTGTGGAGGCTCTGGGGAGACTGCACAGAGAGCCCTCCAAGAGGAGACTGGAGGACAGGTGGGGCAGGGCACCCACCGGCCTGGAATGCTGCTCCAAAAGCGCTGGATGTCCGCCAGGGTCAGGTAGAGCTCAAAGAGCCCTGAGGCCACCTCCAGGGTCATCTTGGGGCTCAGCTCCTCTGTCAGCACCCAGGCCTCTTCAGCCACCTGCCCAGGAGGGTGGACTCAGGCTGGTGGCAACAAGGAACCCCAGGCCCCTTCCCAGCCAGGGGGCTCTCCCCACACCCCCTCCTCACCAGACGCTCTAGCTGCCGAAAGGTGAGGGTGAAGAAGTCGACCTTGATGATGCTGCAAAGGACACACCTCAGACACCTGCTCGCCCTGCTCCCCAGCCGGGTGGTGGCACTCTAGGGGCTGGGCGCAGGGGCAGCAGGGAGAGCCCTGGCCCCACCTGTGGAAGAGGCTGGCGTAGATGCCGTAGCAGGACTGCAGGTCCTCGTAGATGGTGTCAGCCAGCTTGACCAGCCCGGCAAGGCGCTGTGGGCCTGGCTGCAAGGAGGCCCAGCACACTGACCCTCTGGCCTACACACTCACCTGTGGCCCCTCACCTCCCCTGTGgccacaccgccccccccccactcTGCCACCACACCTGCTCACGAGGACTTCGGGTGTTCAGGAGCTTGTCGAACCATTCACGGTTGCCTCTCTGCAAGGCAAGCCACCGAGGAAGTGTGTtgggtgggagggaagaagggcAAGTGTGTGTGGTTCCGCAGGTCCAGCCTGAGGGCAGGGGCATGGGCAAGGACAGGCAGTTAGCCCAGACTCAGCTACCAGACGCACCTTCAGGGCAGCAGCAATGTCCATGTTTAGCTCCGTCTCGAAGGGGCAGATCTCAAACGAAGGCTGGAAGAGCTGCAGCTTGCCAAGACACCTGGGCGAGGGGTTGCCGCTGACTGGGGGCTGCCCCAcccagtccccccacccccacccccaggaagcGGCTGCACCCACCCAGTCCCCCAgccccaaccccccacccacaGATGAGCGGCTGCACCCACTTCAACAGCAGTTCCAGGCGGTAGACGGCTGTGCTGTTAGTGGCAGGAAAGTAGTCCCGGAGCTGTCGCAGTAGCTTAAGCCCAAactcagagaaggcagagaagctgtctgccaggccctcctcctgaGGGACAGGGCCCTTCAGAACGGACTGCTGAGTGCCCGCTCCTCGGCAAAAGCAGCCGGTCTGCAAGGCCCTGCCCTGAAAAGCCCCCTCCCTACTACGGGCCTCCAACCCCACTGGCCTCGCCCTGGTGCCCTCTCCAGCCTCCACAGCGCCCCCTGGAGACACAGACGCCCCCCAGGGCCTTCGCAGCACCAGCTGCGCCTCCTTCCATGCGGCCCACTTCCTCCGCTGCTCGCGGGGCTGAAGCCGCACGGCCCGCCTCCCGCGGTATTCCCCCTTGGTATCGCACAGCCAGGTCCTGGGACCGCACAGCAGCTGCTCTCTCCTAAGCCCGCGCTTTGTCCGCTTGTTTTTAACCCCCTACCACTCCCACAGGCTGTGCACCCCAGCAGGGCAGGACTCTGGCGGTCCTGTCCCTGCTTGTCCCAGCCTGAACAGCCCCCCGGCACACCCTTCAGGAACATTTTCATGCGAGCCCACCTGCTCCTGGGGCAGCGAGCCCGCCTCCTCCCAGTGCGCCTGCAGGTCCTCTAGCAGCCCCAGCAGGTAGCCGTAGTCCAGGGTGCGGGTCTGATGGTGGCGGCTGCTGACCTGCCAGTGCCTGCGGGGCCCCAGCCCAGGCTCAGGGCAGCTGCGTCAGGGGCCCGACCCAGCAGGGAACCCGTGCCCCTCCGACTGACTGCCCCGCCCCTTTCTGGACCCCGCCCCTCACCGCCCCGCCCCTCGCGACGCGGCCCCGCCCACTCACAGCACAGCCAGCTGCAGCGCCGACAGGTTGCTCTGTGCGCCGTGCAGGCAGAGCACGGTGGCCGCAGGCCCGCTGAGCTCGCCGCGCCAGCTGCTCGAGTTGGGCTGGGGGACGGGCTGGCCGTGGGTGGAGGCGAGAGACCCCCATCCCCTCTCGGCCCCCAGGTCCCTGGCCTCCCCGCCTCGCCTTACCCACGCCGCCCCTGGGGCCCGAGGTTGGCGCTACCTCCTCGGCTCGGTGTTCAAACTGCAGCAGACGGCTGAGCAGCAGCAGGTACGACAGGAAGCCCGACCGCCCACGCTGGCTCATGTTCGTGTCCCTCTGGAACGCAGGGCCGGCCGGTCAGCAGCCCTTCATGAGCCTATGGGCTGGGGTGCAGGGCTGCAGGAGGGGGGGCCCTTGGCTCCCACCTGTGTGGTGATCAGCTTGAGGACCAGTTGGCAGTCACCCTGCACCCGGGAGGCGCTAGAGCGCGGTTCCAGCTTGAACCAGCGGTCCTCCCCAGCCACAGGCACCTCCTGGGGGAAAGGGGTTCAGATTGGTGTTTCTGCCTAATGCTCCCTGCCCGCACAGACTGTCTCTGGGACTGCAGCAGAAACAGGCCTCTGCTTCCTACTGAACTCTGAACCAGCTCAGGGTGCCTGGACACTAGGGGttcctggaggctgtccctcccCGCTTGCAGCATTATgttcccccagccccagcccaggaaGGATGGGAAGCTGCTAGGGCATCACGGGGCATAGCACCAATGGGGCAGGACTGCTGCCAACACCAAGTGGGACACCCAGGAGCAAGCATTCGGCAAGCGAAACTGCCAGCCCACTCACCCGGATGGGTATGTTGAGGCACCCCAGGAAGTCATCAGTGTGGTCCTCAGTGGGCCCCGCTGTCCCATTTGCGCGGGCAGACTTGACAATCTGTTTGAAATACCTGGGGGCAGCAGGATGGTTTCACGCCTGTGGCCCCTGAGGAGCCCCCACCCGCTGGCCCCTGTGGCCAAACTGAGAGTCAGGGGTTCGAGGGTCCCACCTGCCCCACCTGCTCACGCCCTTCAGGCCGATGACCTCATTCAGCTTCCTGCACGCTTCCACCAGAGACACATCATCGTcatgatccctgggtgggggggggggagggcctGGCTTGTCTGCAGCTCAGCCTGGCTCTGACTGCCCCCTCCCGCTCCGCCCAGACCAGAGGCGCCTGCACCCCTGCCCTGCAGGGCACAGGGCCTCTACCAGATGTCCAGGTGCAGCTGGTCTGTGCCCACGTCCTCGATCTCACTGTAAGGAGAACAGAGAGGAGGGTCCAGGTGATGCCCTGCCCAGTGCTGGGGCAGGGACAGTTTCTGAGCCTCGGCTTCCTGCTCTGGAAAGTGGGCACAGGACCAGCCCTTCGGTTCCCGGGGGCAGGCACTGAGACCACCTACGGGCATAGCTGCCCCAGGATCAGCTGGCACCGCCGCAGACCCCGCCTAGCCCACCCCGCCACCCAACCAGACAAGGAGCCTTACAAGAGGAAGTGCTCCTTCCACACAGGGTTCAGGGTGCTGCTCTTGACCTCGGTGACCTGGATGCACTTGGCTGGCAGTGGGCCACCTCGCTTGCTGCCCTTGCGGAAGCTGAAGCGCTGCTCCTTGTGCGGGCTGGGCTCCCGCACGGCGCCTGAGGCCGGCAGGATGCCCAGCATGCAGTAGGGGTCACTGAAGCCTAGGACATGGTGGGTGCCTCAGTCCCAGCCCGCCCCGGGGCCCCAGACCTGGCCCACCCCTGAGGCCTCAGTTCCAgcgccccccccaaccccgggGCCCCTGACCTGGCTGCTCCCTGCTCACCGTTGGGGTCTTTGGCCAGCAGGTTCTTGGCGCGCACGACGGAGACTTTCAGGGCGTAGGTGGGGGCCTGCAGTGGGGGCAGCGATGGTCTCTGGGGCTCGGTGTGGGCCTGACACGGCCGGCTCTGCACCCCTCCACCCCGAGCCTCTGCCCACAAGCACTGCAAGGGGTGGCATCTGCCCAGCGGGCGGCAGCCTCACCTTGGCCTTCTTCACGCGCTCCACAGCTGCGGTGTGCTCCTCGGGGCTGGTGCCGAACACCTGCGGGCCGGCAGGTGTGAGGCCCAGGTGCCTTTGAAGCAGGCCAGTTACCATCCCGGGGGCTTCACGGGGTGGGGGAGAGCACACAGCAGGAAGAAAGGGGTCTGTCCACCTGCTGGTTTGTCCTTTCTacctttctctgtgtgtctgtccatcCTTCTGTGTGAGTCCTACATCTGTCTACCTGTCTTTTCCAATGTTCTTTGGAGCTGTGTCCATCTGTGTGTTCTTCTGTTtggatgtgtttgtgtgtctgtccaCCTTCCTGGGCATGCCTGTCAGCCTATGTGTGTCTGcctgtgcacctgtgtgtgtatgtatgtagggCAACTCTGTGTGTCGCTGAGGCAACAGTGACACAAGCAGGTGGGGAAAGTGTCTCGGCCACCCCCAGAGGCGGGGGGGCCAGGCCAGCCGagtgggcagggcctggggctcaCCTGCTGCAGGTAGCTCAGCAGGGCCTCCTCGTCGTCCACCTGGTCGGGGCCCATGGTGCCTGCTCGGTGAAGGACCGTGTACAGAGCCTCCTCGTAGAGCATGTCCACCTGCAGGCGGGGGCGTGGGCCCTGAGTGCCGACCGCAGGGGCTCTTGGCTCCTCGGATGCACCCTCTCTGCCCAGCCCCCAGCCGCTCCTCCCACTGGCAGAGCCTGGTCTCTGCCTCTGAGCCTTTGGGGCCTCCACCAGgggtccctccccacccctgacctCTGCTCACCCCCATGGGGAGGCCGGCCCACCCTCCCCAAACCCCCCACCCTCTCACCTCCTCTTGGCTCAAAGCTCTCAGGCCACGGCTGGGGTCCACGGGCTCTGCGGGGGCAGGCGAGCTGCTGCACAGCAGGACCTGTGAGGGCGCCATGGGTGAGCGTCTCCGCGGCTCCCTGGCAGGGAGTgctccagggagggagggaggggagcacGGAGCGGCCGCTGGGGAGGCCGGCCCAGGCCCATGCGGGGCAGCCGGGCCCGCAGCATCCACACCTCAGGGCACGGCAGCCCTTGTCTGCCCTCCCCCTTCTTCAGGATGAGGCGCATCTGGGAGAAGAACTCTACACCATCTCCGGGTTTCCTGCAAGAAAGGCCACACTCGGGGTCAGCAGACCCTCCAGACGCTGCAGCTCAGAGCATGTGCTGGCCCGCACGGCTCAAAGGGATCCCTGGGTCTCTGAACAGCTGGGGGTGCAGTGGGATGCCCTCCACGGCCTTGGGTTCAGAGCCTCCTGTGGGGGCGGCTGGTGTGTGAGGtcaggggaggaagggagctggCCGGGGTCACCCACCAGGCCGCGGCCGTGGGCTCCGGCGGGTCGGCGTTGCCGCTGGccggctcctcctctgtcctccggCGGAAGGATGGGCACACCTGCACCTGCCTGAGCACGCTGCTCTTGATCTCCAGCAAAGTGGACATGGCAGGCAACCTGTGGGGCAGAGAGCCCTGCCTTACTGTCCCCTGTGGTCACATCAGATGCCACCGTGAGCAGTGACAGAGGTGTGAGCTGGAACTCAGAGGTGCCCTCTGCTGGGGCCATGGACTCCAACCCTCCCAAGGCTGCAGACTTGCTCAGTCCAAGCCCCGCCCCCCCACAGGTTCGGGCTTCCCAGACCAGAATGATTTGGACTGAGCTGGTTTCAGGGGACACACAGGCAGGGGCTGCCAGGCCCAGGCCCCATTCCTCCCTTGGCATGAAGAATCCCCGTGCCCCAGGGTGACATCTAGGCTGCCCCAGGCAGGATGCTGCATGGTGGCTCGGTTGCTGTGGCAACACAGGCCCTGGGAGCGGACAGGGGCTGCGGCCCCACAGCCCACACTTTGCAGAAGGGGAGTGGGACCTGCTCGGGGGACACTTTCCTGTCCAGGGGGCCCCGCCCTGGGACGCCCCTGAGAAGCGCACGGCTGTCACTGCCAACTCCAGCCCCCAACCTGACCAGCCTGCGCTGTTACACCCTCACACCTTGTGGGTGCTCAGTGCCCCCTGCAGACCTTAGCGGGAAACCACCAAGGGCCCTGCAGTCCGCCTCTTCCACCCCGTGACCTGGCCCAGGCAACTACCTCCGGCCTTGGCCTCCcgatcccccccgcccccagcagcgTCCCACAAGGTGGTCTCATGGTCTCGTGTGCCTGCGCTGAAAGTCATCAGGACAAAGCGAAGACCCTCTCTGGCCCTGGCTTGCTGGCCTCTGTGTGCCAGACACGCCATACTCCCCTTGGCTCACCTGGGGACCTGCCCACTGCCTGGGTCACGTCCTTGTCCACTCGAGGGCGCCCCCCGCAGGCCAGGCACATCAGCCCGAGCCTGTCCTTTTCATTTGACAAAGTCGGAAATGGGCACCCCGCCGGATCCAGCTCTACTGGCCCGTCTCTCATGGGCACCTGGCAGTGGGGTAGCCCTGCCCTGTGTGCCCACTACCAGGGGCCATGTGAGTGCTGGCCCGTCCTCGTTTACAGGCTTGACCTCCTCCTGGACGGTCACCCTCTGCTGGGACAGCGGGGCCAGGCACACCTGCCGCCTTGAGGGTCCTGGACAGATTTTTCAAGCAAGCCGGGTGTatctctggggtggggggtggggtgcccGGGCTGCCATCACTGGTAtgtgcccccttccagctctcagCTCCTCATCTCACTCCCTGATCCTCCAATCCTAGAGCTGCAGGGCCAGGGGAACCCATCCGGCCAGGCCCAAGAGCTGGGACAGGAGAAGGGGCACCTCGGCCTCCAGCAGCCCTGGACCCGCTTCACACCGGTCGGTGCTTGCCCCAGGGAGCCCCTACCCCTGCTGCGGGTTCAGCAGCCCAGAAAGCTGTGAGGTCCCTGGGGGCTGGGTGTCAcaggtccccttttcctctctagCTGA carries:
- the BAIAP3 gene encoding BAI1-associated protein 3; protein product: MSTLLEIKSSVLRQVQVCPSFRRRTEEEPASGNADPPEPTAAAWKPGDGVEFFSQMRLILKKGEGRQGLPCPEVLLCSSSPAPAEPVDPSRGLRALSQEEVDMLYEEALYTVLHRAGTMGPDQVDDEEALLSYLQQVFGTSPEEHTAAVERVKKAKAPTYALKVSVVRAKNLLAKDPNGFSDPYCMLGILPASGAVREPSPHKEQRFSFRKGSKRGGPLPAKCIQVTEVKSSTLNPVWKEHFLFEIEDVGTDQLHLDIWDHDDDVSLVEACRKLNEVIGLKGVSRYFKQIVKSARANGTAGPTEDHTDDFLGCLNIPIREVPVAGEDRWFKLEPRSSASRVQGDCQLVLKLITTQRDTNMSQRGRSGFLSYLLLLSRLLQFEHRAEEPNSSSWRGELSGPAATVLCLHGAQSNLSALQLAVLHWQVSSRHHQTRTLDYGYLLGLLEDLQAHWEEAGSLPQEQEEGLADSFSAFSEFGLKLLRQLRDYFPATNSTAVYRLELLLKCLGKLQLFQPSFEICPFETELNMDIAAALKRGNREWFDKLLNTRSPREQPGPQRLAGLVKLADTIYEDLQSCYGIYASLFHSIIKVDFFTLTFRQLERLVAEEAWVLTEELSPKMTLEVASGLFELYLTLADIQRFWSSIPGRDSRSLALAGIHAPFLPAVKLWLQVLRDQTKWRLQGAVDVDTLEPMDASSKHSSSAATASLCFSHIQELWASLAWPDPAQAQTLGTQLSQDLCEAALFYTELLRKKVDTQPGAAGEAVSEPLCVVLNDVELLRKAAGQALRGLAWPEGAAGLEGTLPRPLLSCTQALDEDLQREARTVTAHLTSKMVGDVRKYVQHVSLSPDSIQNDEAVAPLLKYLDEKLALLNASLVKENLSRVLEAVWELLLQAILQALGANRDVSADFYGRFHFTLEALVNFFHAEGQGLPLESLRDGSYKRLEEELRLHQCSTRECIEQYYLDKLKQRSLEHNRFGRLSVRCHYEAAEQRLAVEVLHAADLLPLDANGLSDPFVIVELGPPHLFPLVRSQRTQVKSRTLHPVYDELFYFSVPAEACRRRGACVLFTVMDHDWLSTNDFAGEAALGLGSVGGVARPQVGGSARAGQPVTLHLRRPRAQVRSALRMLEGRPNKEAQEFVKRLRELEKYMEADP